From Lucilia cuprina isolate Lc7/37 chromosome 4, ASM2204524v1, whole genome shotgun sequence:
tttaagccTAAAcgaaataagtaattaaaataaaatccatatgaactttgaatatatttaaataataaaagttatataaaacctAACGAAtggttaataaaacaatttgacaAAATTTCATCTTTAAAACTCTTAACATAGTTGATAAAAATATGTAGTGGCACCATCTTGCCAGGTTGGATCTTCACTAACTTTTGCACGGCACATGGGGCAAGTTTGTTCACGCTTAAACCAAGTGTTAACACATTCATCACAAAATATATGACCGCATTCCAGCACCACGGGTGTCGTATACGTGTCATGACAAATGGGACAAACAGTACCAGCAGCTTCCAATTCATCTTTGGTCGGTTTACGATCATAGTCCTATTGGGGAACagaaaataagtataaatgttATTCTGAATTCTATAACACGCAACAAAACAAGACTCACCATATTAcgcacaaaattaattaaagcttTCTTCAAGGGCTTACCACGCTCAACAAACTCAAATCCTTTGGCTCCCATATAAAAGGCCGAAAATAGAATGCCTGAGAtctaaagttaaagaaaatttaataatgtttccatttattaaaaaacaattaacataaacaaaacatacCACTTCTAAGCCTGTATAGGATTCAAATAGAAATGTTAACCATTGTCTCATGGGTACTAATGCCCGATAGAATTGAGATATATATTCAATCAGAGCATATAAACGGGcctgttaaataaaaaagtaacacaTATTACATTAAACTCACATTGGTATGCATTTCAACTTACTCGAGACTTGTGACGTATAGCTTTTGTTGGCAACATAGTTACTATTATTTTAATCAATTGGGTCAACAGTTTTAATATCAAATCATTTACAGCAACATAATACAGTAAAGCTCCTAATGATAAAGTTTTTGCCACGGAAATTGTACTATTCGAAGGATTAGATGTTGGTAAAGCAGGCACTTCTTCGATTTGATGTTTACCAAGCAATTCCGATGCTAATTCGTTTGCCGATGGAGATGGATTTTGTGCTGAGAACAAATCCAACGTTATAGTTGCTCCCGGAGGATTTATTAGAAGGCCAAAGGGGTCGGGAGTGGAGGTGGACAAAATAAAACGATACGTTACAACACAAACAACTAAAATCATATCGCGTATAAGCACGGCATATGATTTTTGATTGAGTTTGGCAATTTGCtcttttaaagatttgtttagTTGATATAGTACACCATGCAGTAGTAGAATATCAAGTATACCTAGTAGATGATCGTGTATAAACTTgacgaaaataataaatataaatggaaGGTATCGAACAAAATGAGTAACAAGTTTGACAATCATTTCTCCCACAGCATTTGTATCGGCATCATCTATCATATCGATAGTAGGAGCTGTGGTGCTACCAGTAGCGGATGTTTGTCTTTGTGGTATACGTCCAGCATTTGCAGTCGAGGCGGCAGCATTACTTTGTCTACGACTGCCGCCTCCTCCTCCGGATCCATTACTATCTAATGATATATCGACGGCTGGTGTTTGGGGGGCAGATgttgaattttcatttatactCCTGTCTTCGGTTAAACGTGAATTTTGTCTTGACAATCTTAAGGCAGATGAAGAGGATGAGGTCTGTGTTTCTAAGCCATTGCTGCTGTGATGACTTCTAAAAGGTGGTTGCAAGTCGCTTTCAGGCTGGTTGGCATTTTGGCGATTGAGCAAAAAATGAAACTGTTCTTCGGGTATTACATCGTTTGTGGGTAAAGAGTCGTAACGTACACTAGCTGTGGACACTGGCGCGAAGATAGCACGTAAAACATCGGAACGTGGTGTTACTGGGGAAGACAGAACTTCATATAAGTTTTCACGCCAAGTACGTGGATGTGCATTAGCTGTGGAATATTCGCCATTTGGCGTTGTAACATTGGGATGAGCATCTCGTAGAGATTGTGAGCGATTTAATTGGTGTCTAGCTTCGCGCAACATAGcaaataaatttggaattcttTGCCTATCATCAAGGTTTGAGTTGTCAACACTATTAGCACTTTGTAGATGAGTAACATTCATGTCCATATTAATCCTTGTGGCATCGGCATCTCTTCTCAATTGCTGCAATAGTTGTTGTCTTTGCAGATGTTGTTGACTGGTTCCTGGGCTCAtatcattttcaatatttattgttgtcTGACTATTGCCCATAGCATGTTGAGATGCAGTGGATTGACTAAGCAGCACTTCCATTTCATCATTGTCACTGGAACTATGGCCACCGCCTCCAACACTATTACTTGATCTACCTGCTGTTGTATTGTAAATATTacgtgtgttgttattgttgttactcatactttatatttttttatctctcCTGTTTGTAAGtattattaattatgttttttagggttttatttttggtgctaatatttatattttgtattaatgtttatgaataattgTTTAtcgcttttttcaatttatttgcgAAAAAATAGATATAATAACTTTCTTTATTATCGACATTTCACGTACTTTGTATTTGTGTTTGCAAAAGAACTGAAAATAATTGCATCATTAACACAGGGTTGTTATAATATCAGCATATGTTTTGTTTGTAACTACTTTTAACCCTACGAtggtaaatttaatatttcggaattttttttgaaaattacaaactGTAAACATGTAACAAAATTAGATAAGAtcgaaaaattacaaataatttgacTTTTATCAATGCACAAATATATGAATAGGAATTTTCCAGAAATCAATGAAATAACcaatacataataatattattgttattaaagagCCTTGAAACATTGTACTGCCGATAACTCTTGATCAACTTgcatataaattgtatttatacttGGGGATTCGTGTATAGTATTCCACGCATAtctcaatttatataaaaacaagtaggaaaggcATGCCCGACCATACAATACCCTAcacctattttttataaagaaagttttatgttgaatattaccaataatttcaaaatatttaagaaatttattgataaaaaactaaaatttctaaatgaggctttatataggtcaaatatggaccgatcctcggttaatttgggaaaaggatatatttctaaataacagttagttttgttgagtttcattgcgataggtcgatccttacgaaaatctgcagcgtcatttatacttatataaaacttatttgtgccaatttttaaagagatagcagaatatttgacgtaattatggcataaaaagttcaaatcgggaggtacggttgtatgggggctaggtgaaataatggaccgatttcaaccattttcaataggcttcgtccctgtgccaaaaaacatgcttggtccaaatttcatcaaattatcttgaaaattgcggcctgtaccttgcgcacaaggtttacatggacagccagccagccggacagacggacggacatgttttaatcgactcaaaaaatgattctgaatcgatcggtatactttaaggtgggtattggaccaatatttttgtatgttacaaacatcagcacaaacgtataataccctccccactatagtggtgtagggtatgaacATATTTCAGAGGAAAGTTAGACCTGGcccacactagaaaacttttgttgagaaattttttcttaattttcttttgaagtttccttaatgtttaCACACAGAAagttttgtttcagaaactacgcattaattgcattgatttgctGTTGTACGTAtgagaagaataaaaaaacaagtttgcCCTGGTTTCACACTGGGAAATTTttattgagaaacttttgattttgtgtgtgagagaaagagatggttgatatttctttctctttctctcacacacaaaaatccaAAGCTTCCCAGTGTAAACCAGGTCTTTCAAGGTACGTGAAACCCTGTACCGCGAGAGAAAATCTTTCTCTCTcccgcaaaatcaaaagtttcctagtgtggaccggcagtaacaaaataaaatcaagttTCTGAGTACGAGAAACTCTGTACTGCGAATGAGAagaatgatatttctttctctctcacgcaaaatcaaaagtttcccaaaacaagtttcctagtgtggaccggcgcACTAACAAAATTAAAGATACGTTGCATGATGCAATGTTGGGAGCAACAGTTGTAAACAACATTACcagataataataacaacaacatcttataaaattccaaaaaggatAAAGTAAAACGAATAGTAAAGGGAGAAGAAAGTGCTTTCTGAAGCATAGAAGGTTCCCAAAAAAGGTTTcttagtgtggaccggcactaaCAAAATTAAAGATACGATGCATGGTGGAATGTTGGGAGCATCATCATATAGTTATAAACAACATCATcagataataataacaacatcatcttataaaattccaaaaaggatGGAGTAAAACGAATAGTGAAAGAGGAGGAAAAGCTTACTGAAGATAGAAGGGgaagttaaaaaatatgcttCAGAATATCATATACATGCCAATCGCAGATGACATTAAGATGTTTATATAAGTTTCTGTGTCAATATGTAAATCAACGAGGGTCTGATTTTTCAGGAACTGAAGACTGAAAACAagcataaaaaaatagtttctcGTCGTTTTACAATTGAGGCCATGCTATTTTATCCTATTCGAGCAACGGGAACTGATTcagttacaaaatttttatcacCAAACATACTAACGATGCATTGTTATATAAAatcatgtaaataaatattagggTTCCCACTCTGAATTATCAGATGATAATAACATCACTATTATAAATAATACCAACAAGAAATGGTAGAAGAGGAGAGCAAAAGAATGGCTTAAATATAGACCGTCACAACAACAATCGATTTGAAAAATACACACCTAAGGAACATTGAGAAAATATCTAGGAAGAATGTGTTACCCATGAGAAAGCTAATCTATATTGTTCACAAAGTTATCTACAAATGCAAATCTGTTCAAAATTAAAGTAGATGATCGCATTTAGCAGTAAATAATCAATAGTGAGCTTGAGCAAGAAGTTAAGTTGGGGCGTGACGAACACAGCGATATGTTTGTAatctaaataatttaatgaaaagaaaGCAGGAATGCTTCCTGTTGTAACGTTAAGGTGCGACAAAAAGGTATCTTCTTGTCCTATAAATATTGGCAATTCTTGCTTACAATAGagagtaaataataaatagagaGCTTGAACAACGAGTTCAGTTGGGACGTGACGGTCACAGCGATATGTACGTAATCTAAAGAATTTAATGAAAAGAAAGCAGGAATGCTTCCTGTTGCAATGTTAAGGTACGACGAAAAGGTATCTTCTTGTCCTATAAATATTGCCAATTCTTGCTTACATTTCCAACTTGGTATTACTCGTACAATAGCCGAGCCGATATAGAGAGAAACGGAGTATATCAAATAGGTGACAACTAGCAATAGGTGAAATCTCTGCCGGTAAAATATCATCGTATGACATTATTCTGGCATTCTCCCAGATAGAAGTCTGATAACCTAACGTGCTAACCTATAACCTAAAAAGCATACATATGTTGGAAAACCATGGAAAACCATAAACTCGAATTGACACTTTGAGTGCAATTTGATCAATTCCAACTTACACTGCACTTCTTTTGACAAACACTATTACATTATACCGCTATGTATAATTAATGCTATGAACAATACGTGAAGATTAAACATTGGTGTTTTTTGCTAGATATACTTCTAATCGAATGCTCCTAGACATAGGTTCCAGATAGAAGATCGTCTTCAAGCGGAACTTTCTTAACTTAAGGGTTTTCAAATAAGAGCTATAAGACAGTAAGAAAGTCATAACCAAATAGTATTTTAGTGATATGATGAGATGTATCATATGGGAAGTATCACTCTCGTGGACTTAGGGGTAGCATGTGTACGCATTTCGTATGACATAAAATCTGAGCATGTCAACGATTGTAGCAGATATAGGGCAAAGAAACACCCAAACGTATGTCCAATGGTGGAAATTGTCCAGTGGCTTGACATTTAATTAAACGAAAACTTATGTGACAATTGATGGGACGGTGGAAACGTACTTTCGCAAGGAATGTCTTTAGCCAGTTATCTATAGGGGAGGCATTACTGGCAGTAGCCGTTACTACTGATAAAGTAACGGGTACAAGATTTTTTGTAGCCTGTTCCACACGACATGTTACATTTGTTACAACTTGGGATAACTCTCGTGGaataaggaaaaataaaacattttagcaCTATAACCGCTTTAACCTCTTTAATACTTAAAAATGATTACAAACGATATTCATAGTAGTTTCAgagcaaaagtttttaaagctaCCCGTTCTTTCTCTTTCTATAATGTTTAATGCCAcaaatacttattattttttattgaaacattaaCATAAATCAGACTGACCAGACGATCGAGgcagttttaatagtttttttatatgtatgtatatttcgaATGCATGTATGTAAGCTTATTATTTGTCACAATTAAATGATAAAGTTtgcactaaaaaaataattttgagggTGGTTTTGGGGTTTCTTTTTGTTAATACAAAAACCACAATCTTTTAAAACTGATAAGAAGTGTTGTTA
This genomic window contains:
- the LOC111687143 gene encoding uncharacterized protein LOC111687143, with the translated sequence MSNNNNNTRNIYNTTAGRSSNSVGGGGHSSSDNDEMEVLLSQSTASQHAMGNSQTTINIENDMSPGTSQQHLQRQQLLQQLRRDADATRINMDMNVTHLQSANSVDNSNLDDRQRIPNLFAMLREARHQLNRSQSLRDAHPNVTTPNGEYSTANAHPRTWRENLYEVLSSPVTPRSDVLRAIFAPVSTASVRYDSLPTNDVIPEEQFHFLLNRQNANQPESDLQPPFRSHHSSNGLETQTSSSSSALRLSRQNSRLTEDRSINENSTSAPQTPAVDISLDSNGSGGGGGSRRQSNAAASTANAGRIPQRQTSATGSTTAPTIDMIDDADTNAVGEMIVKLVTHFVRYLPFIFIIFVKFIHDHLLGILDILLLHGVLYQLNKSLKEQIAKLNQKSYAVLIRDMILVVCVVTYRFILSTSTPDPFGLLINPPGATITLDLFSAQNPSPSANELASELLGKHQIEEVPALPTSNPSNSTISVAKTLSLGALLYYVAVNDLILKLLTQLIKIIVTMLPTKAIRHKSRARLYALIEYISQFYRALVPMRQWLTFLFESYTGLEVISGILFSAFYMGAKGFEFVERGKPLKKALINFVRNMDYDRKPTKDELEAAGTVCPICHDTYTTPVVLECGHIFCDECVNTWFKREQTCPMCRAKVSEDPTWQDGATTYFYQLC